In the genome of Mercurialis annua linkage group LG8, ddMerAnnu1.2, whole genome shotgun sequence, the window CAGACCAAATTGAATCTATAAAGCAGCTAAGTCTTGCCacatcatatttttttcttactgaacttttattttattttagctaaaatgaaattttttgtttctCCAAGACGTGGCAAGATCCAATTGCTACATAGATTTAATTTGGTATGAAATCTCTAAGAAACAAGTTGGTtgtaatttcaaaaaatagtgCATAAATTGAAACACACTAAAACTAGCTTATGACTAAAATGAAATAACATGGAAACTTAGTGTGACTCCTAAAATTTACTACTCTTGACATttacaaattattttttgtttcctAATACTATTACTTATTAGTTATTACTACATGCTTATACACTAACTAAATATatagtattataaaaaaaaactaaatatattcatagtagtaattaatattaattattgttatGTAGTTTTAATGCCACATTAATGCTCGAGACCCTTCGAGGAAAAAGAATGATGTTTGTTGGTGATTCATTGAACCGGGGGCAGTATGTTTCAATGGTTTGTCTTCTCCATAGACTCATTCCTGAAGAATCTAAATCCATGGAAACTTTTGATTCATTAACAGTTTTTACTATCAAGGtatgaaattaatataattttacatttataataGTGATTTAAAAACCGAAGGGTATCACTCTATAGTCCAGCGTGTTCAATTACTGATTCGCTagttaaataaaagataaaatatatttatatctacCCACAAATATGCTTCGTTtgcaaaatatataataattttaaaattttactagtTTAGTCTATCATTTTTTTCGAATATTGTTAAATTTATTCATGCTTAATTAGTTTGTACTTGGTCTGGCGATTGTATATATCAAGATGGATAAATTTTAAACAAGTGGATGTAGAATATTGCGTGACCTCAACTCTAAACGAGTTGTTAGGTATATAATTTGGCAAAAGGTCGAAAAACGATAGACCAAACTCGTAAAGTTTTACAATTATGATATTTTTAGCAAACGGGTACAGTTGTTGATAAATAATGGAACCGGACTGACACGTGGTTTCCTGGTTAAACCAGctagttcggtttggttcgatcTTAATTAAATACTGATTtgtaattaattagctaatatCACAactaatgaaaaaaatgcaattttgtttgtttatatgATTAGGATTACAATGCAACAATCGAGTTCTATTGGGCACCATTTCTTCTGGAATCAAATTCAGACAATGCAGTTGTTCATAGGATTTCTGATAGAATTGTAAGAAAAGGTTCAATTACTAAACATGGCAAGAATTGGAAAGGAGTTGATATTTTGGTTTTCAACACTTATCTGTGGTGGATGACTGGCCTCAACATGAAGATCTTGTAAGTACTTTTTTTATCCCTTCATTTCAATAGTTCTTAAAGATTAGGGGTTTGCATTCGGTTTAAAACGAATCGGAccaaatttatatgaatatacAATTTCCAAATTGAGCTAGTCGGTTcgattcgatttttttttttgtatttaaatttaataaaatttatttaggcttaatcatTTACGaatatttctctttttttacTATTATGTACTAGTCCAAACTTATCGTCATTTTTAGTCAATGGTTCAATATTCTGCTTCAGTTGTAACTATTTGTTCAAACTAGAATGAGAAAAGTTTGAGTATTCACTTCATATTATTGCAAATTGTTTTTTCATCATTAAGAATTTCAAACATAAAAGGCATATACTAATATTTTCTAatccaatttaaacaaatgactacaattaaaattgaaaattagaaatttggctaaattgacgattttaaaattttgttctataaaaaaagtcaaaaagatGAGtgtatttttcaataattaagCCATTTATTTACCATCCAAATCCCAGccgaaaaatcaaattttatattgtGTCAACCCGAATTTATGTTTACCGATTGGATTTAATTATTCggtttagtttaattttcaCACAACCCTAATGATGATCGTGTGTTACTCAGGCAAGGTTCTTTTGAGGATGAAGTGAAAGATATAGTTGAGTTATCAACCGAAGATGCTTATAGAATGGCAATGAAAAGCATGTTGAGATGGGTGAGGAAGAATATGAATCCTAAAAAAACTAGAGTTTTTTTTACTAGCATGTCCCCTTCTCATGGAAAGTAAGTTCATTCTCTTTTTTcatgggttaattccataaaaatttacgacctttacacaaaattttattttaatcacgaccttttaaagttcgtgattaaaatgaaatttcgtgtaaaaatcgtgattttttatgaaattaaccctttcttcttcaattttacatatttgaaAAATTCTTGAAGAGTAGACCTATACGAATACGAATGAATATATTTGTGtggtaaaaattttaaatttgcccTTCATATTATATCATGTTTGGAAATTTTTATAGTAAATAGACAAATTAGAACACATAGGAAAAACACATTTGAACTTTTactaatttgaataaataactacaattgaaactgaaagTTCAGAAATGAGTTAAAATTGTTGATTATGAAAGTTTGGATCCTAAGCGGAAAAATATAATAGATATAGGATGTTTTTGGATGATTAAACCTAATTAGAAGGGTATAATTTTGTATAATACTTCTATAACCTGCAATATGTTAACTATTCTATTACCATATAGCATGAATAAAAACAAAAGCGCTCGAAATGAGAACcgttgaaataatatttttatagttaataGTGTCggagttttaaaaatatttctgaaaacaaaaaataaaatgctgAAACATGAGACTCGGCAAGTTTCAGTGCAATTATGTTCCACTGTCATCATACCAAGGCTCgttaaatttgttaaaaatataaatttcaataCGGATCTATAGACTAAaagaaacgaaaaaaaaaaaaactagacaTAAATcaagattttaattataattattatgatCATGAAAATGATAtttgtgaattttttattttttttgcaggAGCATAGATTGGGGAGGTGAGCCAGATCGAAATTGTTACAATGAAACAACTTTGATTAACAATGCAACATATTGGGGTTCAGATTGCAGAAAATCGATAATGAAAGTAATTGGAGAAGTTTTCAAGAAATCAAAATTTCCAattacatttttaaacattactcAATTATCAAATTACCGTAAAGATTCTCACACATCAATTTACAAAAAGCAATGGAATCCATTGACACCTCAGCAATTGGCCAATCCAGTCAGCTATGCTGACTGTGTACATTGGTGCATGCCTGGCCTCCAAGATACTTGGAATGAGCTTCTATTTGCCAAGTTGTTCTATCCTTAATTAGTTTAAAACAAATTggttaattaatgttttttttgtcaattggGTCCttatttgaaattgattgaGGAGAAAGTGTAGTTATTGTTTGTAATAACATTCATATGAATCATGTATAGTCACAAATTTTGTATGTCTTTACAAACAATTGTCTTATTTTTTGGTGTAGTTGATGGTGTATTGGTCAATTTGGATTCGAGATTTTTTCCATGTATTTTTACTATCCACAACCTTGTAGATTAGACCTAATTATTGGGCCGGATACCCAATTAGCTTATCCAAGCCCAATTTGTTTGAGTTGAATTTGAACTCACCTTTTTTAAGTTGGGCTCGAGTTCGAACCCGTATTAAACTTGCCCATTTTACAATCGGgcatgaatatatatatatatatatatatatatatatatatatatgcatgcGTTGCATGGCTTGAAATTACCATGGAATGGTCAGTCCAAAATGACCTCTAtttcaacaaaaatatattttaagtccctaaatgacaaaaataatattttataacattcaaatgcaaatttgtattttaaacgGCATCATTTTTTCATTCAGAGATTTGAAAATGTATTTATGATAAGTTGGAGgaacaaaaaaagataaaatttagtttaaaaaccaaataattaaaaatggtataatttaaaaatgagttattactttaatatattattattgagCTAGTGTTTACAATTTCATCATGAAATACTTGGacaaatacttaaatatttttatttttataatattaaaaatcaacaatgataataaaatataaaaatagaattttattgatttaaaaaataatcaattaaattagaATATAGTGAGTATTTATTCGATGGGTACATCTTCTAGAAATCTAGAAAATGTGACATAATTTTGAGTTGGTGAAACCTTAGTATTTATTATGGTAATCATATATAGGAAACAAACAAATATGATGAGTGGCTTTCATTTGATTCTTTATAATTATTATGtgagaaattaattaaattagccTGCTTGTTTCCCCACTTGCAAATCAACTTGCATAACCACCCCTTTCAATACACCACATATATAGTAGTAATATGTAACAACTTGCCTAAGTTTCTTATAAACAACTTGAATTATTAAAACTTCAACTTGCACATCAACTTTAATTTAATTCCTTTTTCTCCCAaatctttattttaatatattatatatgtccTCATTCAATGAAATTCTTGAAAGGAAGTGTGATTTCATGATTGATCCTtctagtaaattttttaataaatagtttagtttttaaaattatgaagtctcaaatttaaattcaaattagtTGATTTCCTAAAAGAAAATGTTACATTCATATAAGGTttgaattattttgattaatttctaattaattgattaagcCCTATTAAAATATCAACGCCGACTACCATGACACAGCTAATATAAgcatcaaatttttcaaataatcATCTCAATGTACGATTAATtgattaaagaaaaaaagaaccTTAGTCGTAcaacatatatatatgattatccTAATTAACTACCACTTGATTGTATTTTTAAGTATACTTGTcgttaatgattttttttctttatcaatttaatcaacTTGTAGACCACGTTCGAAGCGTGCTTTCTGCATATAATATACACTATTTTGAGTGAATTACAAGAACAAGAATCTTTTCTACATGttgcatttttaattatatcattttttgatgaataattatATCATGTAATCAACCatatttactttaattaaagATAATGGTTCCAGCTTACGATTAAGCAAGAGCTAATTATCATCTTAAACCCATTTCATACTACATTTAAAATGTAGAAAACATAAATTATacagatataaattataatgatgTGATTATCTTTTAAACTAGTTAATTAATCTCCATACACAACAAATTAATCacacaaaaaaaccaaaatgtACAAAAATTAAGAACAAAGAGAGGGGACATTATGAAgaatgaaaattatatatatgcaCATAGTATtaatactaattattaaatgtaataatacatataaatttaCGATGAGTAATAATTAGCATAGCAAATCTTGAAGGAAAACAAAGGTGACATATAGCATCAAAGTACTATATACAACAACATCTTCATGAAGTGCTACATGGATTTACAAATTCTCAATTCAGTTCCGGCAATAAACGATCGACATGATCAAATCAAAACCGAgtcgaaaattaaaaaaattgtaaaaaaaaagatttgaaattaaacaaatcaagATCATTAAAAAGTTTATGGTAAATTAATTACGATAATATGATCTAGATTttgctattattattattcttagCCATATTTTCAGCAATCTGAGCCAATGATTGCAAATTGCACCTTAAAATTGTATCAACAAAATCACAAGTATCCTCGTTAGTATTTCCTGCCGGAATATCAACTACGTAAGATTCGATAACCACCGTACCGTTGCCGCTCGGAGAAGCGTGGAGAGTCGTGACTGACCGGTAATTCTTCAACCGGTGGTCGCCGTCGATCATACTAAAGCTGAAAACATGACGTTCATCGTCAAGAATCTCCAATCTTTCCGTACTCGACTCCGCCGGCAAACCCGATATTACGTGAACTTCTCTTAACGTCCCTACATCTCCGTCGCCGTTGATTAAGTGACACGTCTTGATGAAATGTTTATACGCTTGTGGATTATCAAAGCGCCGAACCACCGACCAGACGGTGGAGACAGGCGCATTTATAGTCTTGAACACGGCGGAGCAACACTGGTTTGGCCCTACTGTGCGTGTGTGGTAGCAAGAAACAGTTTCCGGCGGGGATATTTCCAAAGAAACCGGCTCCGGCTTCCATGAATGCTTGTGGCAAGAAAGGCCGCCGCCGGGGCCGGCGGAGGTGGCTCTGTGATGCTGTAGAGAAGCGGCGGAAGGcatgtttttttgtttatgttgaTGATTATATTATGAGTTATGAGAATTAGGGTTAAAGATTTATGCGTAATACATGGGGATATTTAGAGTTTATATATGTGAGAAGAGAAAGAAATGGAttaaaatttagggttttgaAAATGTGTCAAGTTggattaaattttgtaaatatttggggAAGAAGGCAAATGAATTTGTTATGTTTATGATACATTGATCATACGCCAGACTAAAGCAGCAAGTGGATCATCAACTTGCAAACTTTTTTGGACTTAAATTCGTTTTTAccaaattatccttttattCTATTCATAACTACAACATTGCCATTACTATTACTACATTTGGAATTAAGACAACTTAAAACTATTAGTAGTTGCAAAGCGACATCTCATAGTTGGAACTCGTCCAGAACACTTCATGTACTCTGTATcgcaaaaaaattaatgataaaatagGTTGACAAATTGTATAAATGCGGTAATGATCCCTTCTCTTGACACGATTAGGATAATACGACTACAGGTCATTTAGTAATTATGTCAATATAAATGAAAAACGAAAAAATAAATGATGTGTCGATTTTTCATTTAACCTATTGAATCGATTATGAATCATAACAACATGACACGTTTAACTTATTTATTGAAATGGTTTGAATATAAATACTAACGTGATATGTTAACTTTTTGTATTTAAATAGGTCGGATATAGGTCATATCAACGCGACATGTTTAATCCGTTTGTTAAAAAGGATTAATGTAGATAACACCTcaatgaaaaatttaatatatttattagtatCGTGTTGGATTGGATCATGACATGATACAACATGATACATTTTAAATCACATTATAATTAAACAGATCGAGTGAATTTGCATATCTATCTGAATATGACTAGTTTTAAGTTGTGTCGTAAATGGATTGGTTTATACTACAAACACATTTAACCTTAATCATAACATATGTTATTTTTCTCGTGATATTCGAATCACGTCTGCATGCCATTGTTATTTTGACACccatatttaaaagaaataaaaatgtagtattaaaaatttaatttctttgatAAGAAATTTCTAAAAGTagacaattatttttatttaattaagtaatatttttgtattaCTTTTCCTAATATACTCTATTATATATGACATAGAAGACATTAAAGTATTACTTAAGTGTATAActtgaattaaaatatatgaaaatagaGCCTAAATTCAGGACAGAAGAACTCTACTCTACTCccttaataaattaattaaggtAATTTTTGGCAGATGCAACATTTCcatcataaattaattaagatactaTTTGAACTTAGAgatcttaaaattttataaattttatagatttttaaatccatagaaaatgaaattcatatatttataataccTTGGGTTGTAATAGAGTTCTTAAATTTAcaataatctttttaaaataaaaaaaattatgacaatttatcatttttttagaaaagattgattttaattttttttaatttatgaggTGGGAGTTAAATGAAGaatttttaagaataaaaaatttaattttttttatgactttttataattttttatcctATTATGAACGgtaaatttttcttatttttataaattatataaatttttaccATTCAATATCTCACTGTACAAAGAGTGCCTAAGATAATTTTTTGctataaaatttataacataattataggttaaatataaaatttggaccttcacgtttgactttgtttataatttagattttattgatttttttgtttggaAGTGGTATCTAACgttctcaaaataacaaaattgaacctcttttagtaaaaaaatttatcGACCCTCctttagtaaaataaattcgCCTTTACTCAtgttatcaaatttaaaaaaatctttcatatttaaattaaaataaatctcaTTAATATGCCTATGTCGTCCACGTTAACAAGaataacattaattttttgttattgttAAAAGAGAGTTTATTTAGTCATTTTTAACAACTTTCTTTTAGATaccattttcaaattttttttttcaaaatccaatttaaaaacTGAGGCTAATATAAAGACCAAAATCGTATACTTGACCCATTATACTATTGTCTGGTTGTTGATTTATAGTGGTTTGTTTATTTACATTTGtcaactttttaattaattaatagtgTAATAGTGAAATCAAGATCTCTTGGAAGTTGCAAAATACCCACTTTTATTCAACCAAATACTTATA includes:
- the LOC126660720 gene encoding protein trichome birefringence-like 33; its protein translation is MKSPLSSSSSSSLIIRKPRLSPYLFTLLAFIVFVTILYGEDFMCLLGQLDSDSDRILTRTEKKWEKLPFAIGKTPEGCDLFNGRWVKDELTRPLYEEWECPYIQPQLTCQEHGRPDKDYQYWRWQPHGCDLPSFNATLMLETLRGKRMMFVGDSLNRGQYVSMVCLLHRLIPEESKSMETFDSLTVFTIKDYNATIEFYWAPFLLESNSDNAVVHRISDRIVRKGSITKHGKNWKGVDILVFNTYLWWMTGLNMKILQGSFEDEVKDIVELSTEDAYRMAMKSMLRWVRKNMNPKKTRVFFTSMSPSHGKSIDWGGEPDRNCYNETTLINNATYWGSDCRKSIMKVIGEVFKKSKFPITFLNITQLSNYRKDSHTSIYKKQWNPLTPQQLANPVSYADCVHWCMPGLQDTWNELLFAKLFYP
- the LOC126659739 gene encoding abscisic acid receptor PYL4-like, which codes for MPSAASLQHHRATSAGPGGGLSCHKHSWKPEPVSLEISPPETVSCYHTRTVGPNQCCSAVFKTINAPVSTVWSVVRRFDNPQAYKHFIKTCHLINGDGDVGTLREVHVISGLPAESSTERLEILDDERHVFSFSMIDGDHRLKNYRSVTTLHASPSGNGTVVIESYVVDIPAGNTNEDTCDFVDTILRCNLQSLAQIAENMAKNNNNSKI